One genomic window of Numida meleagris isolate 19003 breed g44 Domestic line chromosome 1, NumMel1.0, whole genome shotgun sequence includes the following:
- the FBXO7 gene encoding F-box only protein 7 isoform X2, whose translation MKLRVRLQKRTAPLELEGAEPTLGELRAQLRRALLPAWGYSSDTEFSITLNGKDALTEDETTLASYGIVPGDLICLLLEETDAKSSLPPPASSSPPSLQNGRETSTLTPRSQADGPKEERQSEQSDKQKAQVEAQKSDSRAGSSLEFPSGLVPEDVDLEEGTGSYPSEPMLCSEAADGEIPHSLEVLYLSAECTSATDALIVLVHLLMMETGYVPQGTEAKAVSMPEKWRGNGVYKLQYTHPLCEEGSAGLTCVPLGDLVAINATLKINKEIKGVKRIQLLPASFVCFQEPEKVAGVYKDLQKLSRLFKDQLVYSLLAAARQALNLPDVFGLVVLPLELKLRIFRLLDVRSLISLSAVCRDLYAASNDQLLWRFMYLRDFRDPIARPRDTDWKELYKKKLKQKKEALRWRHMMFLPPTPHPIPFHPNPFYPGPFPPNPFPSNPIYPPMIIGGEYDERPTLPYVGDPINSLIPGPGEAPGQFPPFRPHFDPIGSLPGANPTLPGRAGPNDRFPPRPSRGRPMDVRRAFI comes from the exons ATGAAGCTTCGCGTGCGGCTGCAGAAGCGAACGGCGCCGCTGGAGCTGGAGGGGGCGGAGCCAACGCTGGGGGAGCTGCGCGCGCAGCTCCGCCGGGCCCTGCTTCCCGCCTGGGGCTACAG TTCTGATACAGAGTTTTCAATAACATTGAATGGCAAAGATGCTCTTACAGAAGACGAGACGACGTTAGCTTCATATGGGATTGTTCCTGGCGATTTGATATGTTTATTACTAGAAGAAACAGATGCCAAATCCAGCCTACCTCCTCCTGCATCTTCTAGTCCTCCCTCACTTCAGAATGGTCGTGAGACATCCACCTTGACCCCCAGAAGTCAGGCTGACGGTCcgaaagaagaaaggcagagtgAACAGTCTGACAAACAGAAAGCTCAAGTGGAAGCTCAAAAGAGTGACAGTAGG GCAGGATCCAGCCTAGAATTTCCTTCTGGATTAGTCCCTGAGGATGTTGATCTGGAAGAAGGTACAGGTTCCTATCCTTCCGAACCTATGCTGTGCAGTGAGGCTGCTGACGGTGAGATTCCGCATTCCTTAGAGGTACTCTACCTTTCTGCTGAGTGTACCAGTGCCACTGATGCCTTGATTGTCCTAGTACATCTTCTCATGATGGAGACAGGCTATGTACCTCAG GGGACAGAAGCCAAGGCAGTGTCCATGCCAGAGAAATGGAGAGGGAATGGTGTTTACAAGCTACAGTACACGCATCCCCTTTGTGAAGAAGGTTCTGCTGGTTTGACTTGTGTGCCTTTGGGAGATCTTGTTGCTATTAATG CAACGTTGAAAATCAACAAAGAGATTAAAGGTGTGAAGAGAatacagctgctgccagcatcctttgtttgctttcaggaaCCAG AAAAGGTGGCAGGTGTTTACAAAGACCTACAGAAATTATCCCGTCTCTTTAAAGACCAGCTGGTTTACTCTCTTCTGGCCGCTGCCCGACAAG CTCTGAACTTGCCGGATGTTTTTGGGTTAGTGGTCCTTCCTCTTGAGCTGAAGCTTCGGATTTTTAGACTTCTGGATGTCCGTTCACTCATCTCCCTGTCTGCTGTTTGCCGTGATCTTTATGCAGCTTCCAATGATCAGCTTCTGTGGAGGTTTATGTATCTGCGAGATTTCAGAG ATCCCATTGCAAGGCCACGTGACACTGACTGGAAAGAA CTATACAAGAAGAAGTTGAAACAGAAGAAGGAGGCCTTGAGATGGAGGCACATGATGTTTCTGCCCCCGACACCTCATCCAATTCCCTTTCATCCCAACCCATTTTATCCCGGTCCCTTTCCTCCCAACCCATTCCCATCAAACCCAATCTATCCCCCAATGATCATTGGTGGAGAATATGATGAGAGACCAACTCTTCCGTATGTTGGAGACCCAATTAATTCACTCATTCCTGGCCCAGGGGAAGCACCAGGCCAGTTTCCTCCATTCAGACCACATTTTGACCCCATTGGTTCCTTGCCTGGAGCAAACCCTACACTCCCAGGACGAGCTGGCCCCAATGACAGGTTTCCACCTAGACCCAGCCGGGGCCGCCCCATGGACGTTCGCCGTGCGTTCATTTGA
- the FBXO7 gene encoding F-box only protein 7 isoform X1, translating into MKLRVRLQKRTAPLELEGAEPTLGELRAQLRRALLPAWGYSSDTEFSITLNGKDALTEDETTLASYGIVPGDLICLLLEETDAKSSLPPPASSSPPSLQNGRETSTLTPRSQADGPKEERQSEQSDKQKAQVEAQKSDSRAGSSLEFPSGLVPEDVDLEEGTGSYPSEPMLCSEAADGEIPHSLEVLYLSAECTSATDALIVLVHLLMMETGYVPQGTEAKAVSMPEKWRGNGVYKLQYTHPLCEEGSAGLTCVPLGDLVAINATLKINKEIKGVKRIQLLPASFVCFQEPEKVAGVYKDLQKLSRLFKDQLVYSLLAAARQALNLPDVFGLVVLPLELKLRIFRLLDVRSLISLSAVCRDLYAASNDQLLWRFMYLRDFRGHDPIARPRDTDWKELYKKKLKQKKEALRWRHMMFLPPTPHPIPFHPNPFYPGPFPPNPFPSNPIYPPMIIGGEYDERPTLPYVGDPINSLIPGPGEAPGQFPPFRPHFDPIGSLPGANPTLPGRAGPNDRFPPRPSRGRPMDVRRAFI; encoded by the exons ATGAAGCTTCGCGTGCGGCTGCAGAAGCGAACGGCGCCGCTGGAGCTGGAGGGGGCGGAGCCAACGCTGGGGGAGCTGCGCGCGCAGCTCCGCCGGGCCCTGCTTCCCGCCTGGGGCTACAG TTCTGATACAGAGTTTTCAATAACATTGAATGGCAAAGATGCTCTTACAGAAGACGAGACGACGTTAGCTTCATATGGGATTGTTCCTGGCGATTTGATATGTTTATTACTAGAAGAAACAGATGCCAAATCCAGCCTACCTCCTCCTGCATCTTCTAGTCCTCCCTCACTTCAGAATGGTCGTGAGACATCCACCTTGACCCCCAGAAGTCAGGCTGACGGTCcgaaagaagaaaggcagagtgAACAGTCTGACAAACAGAAAGCTCAAGTGGAAGCTCAAAAGAGTGACAGTAGG GCAGGATCCAGCCTAGAATTTCCTTCTGGATTAGTCCCTGAGGATGTTGATCTGGAAGAAGGTACAGGTTCCTATCCTTCCGAACCTATGCTGTGCAGTGAGGCTGCTGACGGTGAGATTCCGCATTCCTTAGAGGTACTCTACCTTTCTGCTGAGTGTACCAGTGCCACTGATGCCTTGATTGTCCTAGTACATCTTCTCATGATGGAGACAGGCTATGTACCTCAG GGGACAGAAGCCAAGGCAGTGTCCATGCCAGAGAAATGGAGAGGGAATGGTGTTTACAAGCTACAGTACACGCATCCCCTTTGTGAAGAAGGTTCTGCTGGTTTGACTTGTGTGCCTTTGGGAGATCTTGTTGCTATTAATG CAACGTTGAAAATCAACAAAGAGATTAAAGGTGTGAAGAGAatacagctgctgccagcatcctttgtttgctttcaggaaCCAG AAAAGGTGGCAGGTGTTTACAAAGACCTACAGAAATTATCCCGTCTCTTTAAAGACCAGCTGGTTTACTCTCTTCTGGCCGCTGCCCGACAAG CTCTGAACTTGCCGGATGTTTTTGGGTTAGTGGTCCTTCCTCTTGAGCTGAAGCTTCGGATTTTTAGACTTCTGGATGTCCGTTCACTCATCTCCCTGTCTGCTGTTTGCCGTGATCTTTATGCAGCTTCCAATGATCAGCTTCTGTGGAGGTTTATGTATCTGCGAGATTTCAGAGGTCATG ATCCCATTGCAAGGCCACGTGACACTGACTGGAAAGAA CTATACAAGAAGAAGTTGAAACAGAAGAAGGAGGCCTTGAGATGGAGGCACATGATGTTTCTGCCCCCGACACCTCATCCAATTCCCTTTCATCCCAACCCATTTTATCCCGGTCCCTTTCCTCCCAACCCATTCCCATCAAACCCAATCTATCCCCCAATGATCATTGGTGGAGAATATGATGAGAGACCAACTCTTCCGTATGTTGGAGACCCAATTAATTCACTCATTCCTGGCCCAGGGGAAGCACCAGGCCAGTTTCCTCCATTCAGACCACATTTTGACCCCATTGGTTCCTTGCCTGGAGCAAACCCTACACTCCCAGGACGAGCTGGCCCCAATGACAGGTTTCCACCTAGACCCAGCCGGGGCCGCCCCATGGACGTTCGCCGTGCGTTCATTTGA
- the LOC110393531 gene encoding BPI fold-containing family C protein-like, translating to MAAVGGVVHGLLLLRMRKGGASWRGGPSDKGEKMRKMWYSFLPCLLVLQLEANPGLKVRITQKGLDYGRKIGIELLKQRVLKETFPSWSGQESFSLVKVNYTISRFKVDAVDIPETFASFIPGTGVSLSVAHASATISADWSVAAWLLSKDQGGFTLFISELFLEIVFKVSWDSTGHLSVLLHNCQLSIGSVKVQLNEGSSWIYSFLSGFLEKAIHSKLDENICLNIEYKIQMMDAQFRKQKVLSQIDAFAQIDYSLVSSPAVFKSHINLDLKGTIYPVGNHTDPPFVPAPFGLPNKGDSMLYLGVSNYFLKSATLAYYRAGIFNITISKDIATAFNLTTAILKDFVPEIALHCQTVCPVILKLMATSPPAVSLQSDTCSLWITGSVEVFAVLPNSTIQYIFAGNLTTSTRGNLTVIKQKLIISLLLKRLQFSLLRSAVGFFQISLVENFLSYALRRVVIPVINDKLGKGFPLPNLAHTTLVGPVIKMNQVRSSSS from the exons ATGGCCGCCGTCGGTGGTGTGGTGCacgggctgctgctgctgcgcaTGCGCAAGGGTGGTGCGTCGTGGCGGGGAG GTCCCAGTGACAAAGGTGAGAAGATGCGAAAGATGTGGTATTCTTTCCTGCCATGTTTGCTGGTTTTACAACTTGAAGCTAATCCTGGTCTTAAAGTGAGAATTACTCAGAAAGGGCTGGACTATG GCAGAAAGATTGGGATAGAACTACTGAAGCAAAGAGTATTGAAAGAGACCTTCCCAAGCTGGAGTGGGCAGGAGAGTTTCTCACTTGTGAAGGTGAATTATACAATCTCAAG gttCAAAGTTGATGCTGTAGATATACCAGAAACTTTTGCTTCCTTTATTCCTGGCACTGGTGTTAGTCTGTCGGTGGCACATGCTTCTGCTACAATCAGTGCAGACTGGAGTGTGGCAGCATGGCTACT tagcAAAGACCAAGGAGGATTTACCCTGTTCATCTCAGAACTGTTCCTTGAAATTGTCTTCAAAGTATCCTGGGACAGCACAGGCCACTTGTCTGTGTTGCTACACAATTGCCAGCTGAGCATTGGTAGTGTAAAAGTCCAGTTAAATGAAGGATCTAG ctgGATCTATAGCTTCCTATCTGGTTTTCTTGAGAAGGCCATTCATTCCAAATTGGATGAAAAT ATATGCCTAAATATcgaatacaaaatacaaatgatgGATGCACAGTTTCGAAAGCAGAAGG TCTTAAGCCAGATAGATGCCTTTGCACAAATAGACTATTCCCTAGTTAGTTCTCCAGCAGTCTTCAAATCACACATTAACTTGGATTTGAAG GGCACAATCTATCCAGTAGGAAATCACACAGACCCTCCCTTTGTACCTGCTCCATTTGGTCTCCCAAACAAAGGTGATTCCATGCTCTACTTAGGAGTCTccaattattttcttaagtCTGCTACACTGGCTTACTACAGAGCAGGGATTTTTAACATCACCATCTCCAAGGAC ATTGCTACTGCTTTTAACCTAACTACAGCCATACTGAAAGATTTTGTTCCTGAG ATTGCTCTGCATTGCCAAACAGTATGCCCGGTGATTCTGAAGCTGATGGCTACATCACCACCTGCTGTCAGTTTGCAGTCAGACACATGCAGTCTATGGATCACTGGGTCTGTAGAGGTGTTTGCTGTTCTGCCAAATTCAACCATCCAGTACATATTTGCAGGGAATCTA ACAACAAGTACCAGAGGCAATTTGACAGTAATCAAACAGAAGCTGATCATCTCATTACTTCTGAAGAG GCTCCAGTTCTCCCTGCTGCGCTCTGCAGTTGGCTTCTTTCAG ATCTCACTGGTGGAGAATTTTCTGTCTTATGCTTTACGGAGGGTAGTGATCCCAGTAATCAATG